One genomic region from Vallitalea longa encodes:
- a CDS encoding aldehyde dehydrogenase family protein, with amino-acid sequence MDYIIRGKLEKNCNISDVLSKVDDYLIEDLDKCNVKYSTIIDALDKLGAMLINDKHLLMPELLEYGLSEEQAKLTKEEAYSILNKEALNRKVSRELGNKFCITKRISPNENVFERWQPLGVLGHVTSSNDALLPFFSSVEGLITGNINIIKPASNTEKIVMKLVEIICEIEHKLSPYYYVLPLSSKEKESLKMVFSFCDGIAVWGSDKAIDGVKSMVSSNTKIIEWGHRISIAYFTKDGVTKKALENLCIDICINDQQACSSPQVVYFDTNDRQELISYAEKLYNALEIVSPKYIIGEIQNLSTAEITSVTLLEKMSEIMGDKKVFISPDNDFRIFVDFDNNLTASPLYRTVIVKPLVREDIVKTLRPYRSYMQSVALACDLKEIVTLTDKLLKAGITRIKNPGSMLDDYIGEPHDGVYALSQYVKRVSIESNVLPKAMMSFSEIISQDSKPFCDGTPILKKKDFHHPDYQGQPGYILLKSGGSSGKSIYAPHKYEDAETTYITGGNAMLAAGLDPKSDICINLFYSGHLYGGFISIYESLKYLGVTQLPMTAIDDFDSVVNEIINNNVNVLVGMPTYLMRLFDEQSERLINYNNINKIFYAGEHFYPQQVKLLKEKYGIKIIKSLVYGCNELGTIGYSCEYCTNNEHHLNSDSKYLEIIKMDCDEPAENGEVGRVIISSTDDSLNIYRYEIGDLARLITEPCKCGRLTPKFELLGRYGDILRFATSYINTKKIKDILYKELGYNGELQIILDCIDGIPEMTICVNDSLDRTNIIHILRENYYEIDDVIKSKMGNIFVKNCTKEDFILSEYGGKIRLVVDRRNTNEK; translated from the coding sequence ATGGATTATATTATTAGAGGTAAATTAGAAAAAAACTGTAATATATCTGATGTTTTAAGCAAAGTAGATGATTATCTTATAGAAGATTTAGATAAATGCAATGTGAAGTACTCAACAATTATTGATGCTTTAGATAAATTAGGTGCAATGTTAATTAATGATAAACATCTATTGATGCCAGAACTTCTGGAATATGGACTTAGTGAAGAACAGGCTAAACTGACTAAAGAAGAAGCTTATTCTATCTTGAATAAAGAAGCACTTAACCGCAAAGTTTCAAGAGAATTAGGAAATAAATTCTGTATAACCAAAAGGATAAGTCCAAATGAAAATGTTTTTGAAAGATGGCAGCCTCTTGGAGTATTAGGTCATGTTACAAGCTCTAATGATGCTTTATTACCCTTTTTTAGTTCTGTTGAAGGGCTTATAACAGGTAATATCAATATTATAAAACCTGCTAGCAATACAGAAAAAATAGTTATGAAGCTAGTAGAAATCATATGTGAAATAGAGCATAAGCTAAGCCCTTATTATTATGTTTTACCATTATCATCTAAAGAAAAAGAATCTCTTAAAATGGTATTTTCATTCTGTGATGGAATTGCTGTATGGGGATCAGATAAGGCTATAGACGGTGTTAAGTCAATGGTATCTAGTAATACTAAAATTATTGAATGGGGTCATCGTATCAGTATCGCATATTTTACCAAGGATGGAGTTACCAAAAAGGCATTAGAAAATCTATGTATTGATATATGTATTAATGATCAACAAGCGTGTTCTTCCCCACAAGTAGTCTATTTTGATACTAATGATAGACAAGAACTTATATCTTATGCAGAGAAATTATATAATGCTCTTGAAATTGTATCTCCCAAATACATTATTGGTGAAATTCAAAATCTAAGTACTGCTGAAATTACATCTGTAACTTTACTTGAAAAAATGAGTGAGATTATGGGTGATAAGAAAGTATTTATTTCTCCAGACAATGATTTCAGGATTTTTGTGGATTTTGATAATAACCTAACAGCTTCACCTTTATATAGAACAGTTATCGTTAAACCTTTAGTTAGAGAAGATATTGTTAAAACTCTAAGACCATATCGCTCATATATGCAATCAGTAGCTTTAGCTTGTGACCTCAAGGAAATAGTCACATTAACTGATAAGTTATTGAAAGCTGGTATTACTCGTATTAAAAATCCAGGTTCTATGCTTGATGATTATATTGGTGAGCCTCATGATGGAGTATATGCTCTTTCACAATATGTTAAGAGAGTTAGCATTGAATCTAATGTATTACCAAAAGCAATGATGAGTTTCTCCGAGATTATTTCGCAAGATAGTAAACCTTTTTGTGATGGTACACCTATCTTGAAGAAAAAAGATTTTCACCATCCAGATTACCAAGGACAACCAGGGTATATATTGTTAAAGAGTGGTGGTAGCTCAGGTAAGTCTATCTATGCTCCTCATAAATATGAAGATGCAGAAACTACATATATAACTGGAGGAAATGCTATGCTTGCAGCTGGATTGGACCCTAAGAGTGATATATGCATTAATCTATTTTATTCAGGTCATCTATATGGAGGATTTATAAGTATATATGAATCATTAAAGTATTTAGGTGTTACACAGTTACCAATGACGGCTATAGATGATTTTGATTCTGTAGTTAATGAAATCATTAATAATAATGTAAATGTTCTTGTTGGCATGCCTACTTATCTAATGAGGTTGTTTGATGAACAGAGTGAGAGATTAATTAATTATAATAATATTAATAAAATCTTTTATGCTGGTGAACATTTTTATCCACAGCAAGTCAAACTTTTAAAAGAAAAATATGGTATTAAGATAATTAAATCATTAGTTTATGGTTGTAACGAATTAGGTACCATCGGGTATTCTTGTGAGTATTGTACTAATAATGAACATCATTTGAATTCTGATTCCAAGTATCTTGAGATTATAAAGATGGATTGCGATGAGCCAGCTGAGAATGGTGAAGTAGGAAGAGTCATAATTAGTTCAACAGATGATTCACTTAATATATATAGATATGAGATTGGAGATTTAGCTAGATTAATTACGGAACCTTGTAAATGTGGTAGATTAACCCCAAAATTTGAGTTACTAGGAAGATATGGAGATATATTAAGGTTTGCTACTAGTTACATTAATACCAAAAAAATTAAAGATATCTTATATAAAGAATTAGGTTATAATGGAGAACTTCAAATAATCTTAGATTGTATCGATGGTATACCTGAGATGACAATATGTGTTAATGATAGTCTGGATAGAACTAACATAATTCATATTTTAAGAGAAAATTATTATGAGATCGATGATGTCATTAAGTCGAAGATGGGTAATATATTTGTGAAAAATTGCACTAAAGAGGATTTTATATTAAGCGAATATGGAGGAAAAATAAGATTAGTCGTTGATAGGAGAAATACTAATGAAAAATGA
- a CDS encoding MATE family efflux transporter, with protein sequence MKNDVLISKAYYKLLIPTMLTNLVSSVGSFADTIILGNMIGENALVAMTFNAPLFTIINTIAAIFAVGGTTLMGHYLGSGKKESSCKVFSLVISYVVFIGLLMTCLGLFFIDDIMYALGSRGEVFNYTKAYGIIIIAGILVFLINVIFAFFIRMDGKPKLAMAGMLTSIALNIILDLLFVGPLGMGVAGASLALVLSQVVSIIIMSTHFFTASNTLKFKFYLSVKDLIKIFKTGIGTSTTFIYQSIALFVLNNVIFRLSGTIGMATYTVIYNVSLLSLTLFEGISQTIQPLVSFSYGEQNSTDILIIIKKGLKTGIIFSFIVIAFLEIFPQALIVLFGIKDSSIITSSIYAIRIYAIGIVLMTINVIMSYYYQSTGKEKFAAIIVLSRNLVSLFIGVLLFGLLFELNGIWFGFVFAEILTFIMWIAIANYYRNKKACKSIFLIDATSELNLSVEMNNTNYNKDTKNIIKKYILGENLSTNLTNYIFSIIDVSIRQLSRNNTLKIFINNKSDDLTVVISNDGKVLNIDDKVSVPSTIRIDKYENSVFYGLNRTVINIKDDIA encoded by the coding sequence ATGAAAAATGATGTACTGATTTCTAAGGCATATTACAAGCTACTGATACCAACAATGTTGACCAATTTGGTTTCATCAGTAGGTTCCTTTGCTGATACTATAATTTTGGGCAATATGATAGGAGAAAATGCTCTTGTTGCCATGACTTTTAATGCACCTCTTTTCACTATCATCAACACAATAGCTGCTATTTTTGCTGTTGGTGGAACTACACTCATGGGACATTATTTAGGTAGTGGTAAAAAGGAATCTTCATGTAAGGTTTTTAGTCTTGTAATATCTTATGTTGTTTTTATTGGGCTTTTGATGACTTGTCTCGGATTGTTTTTTATTGATGATATCATGTATGCGTTAGGTTCTAGAGGAGAAGTCTTCAATTATACTAAGGCATATGGAATCATAATAATAGCGGGTATATTAGTGTTTCTGATTAATGTTATTTTTGCATTTTTTATAAGGATGGATGGTAAGCCTAAGCTTGCGATGGCAGGAATGCTTACTTCTATTGCACTTAATATAATATTGGACCTTTTATTTGTAGGACCTCTAGGAATGGGAGTTGCAGGAGCTTCTCTTGCCCTTGTGTTATCTCAAGTGGTTAGCATTATAATTATGTCCACCCATTTCTTCACTGCTAGTAATACACTGAAATTCAAGTTTTACTTATCTGTTAAAGATTTGATTAAAATATTTAAAACTGGTATTGGTACATCTACAACATTCATATACCAATCAATAGCTTTATTTGTACTCAATAATGTTATTTTCAGATTGTCTGGAACTATAGGAATGGCTACATACACTGTTATTTATAATGTCTCACTACTTTCATTGACACTTTTTGAAGGTATAAGTCAGACTATACAGCCTTTAGTCAGTTTCAGTTATGGAGAACAAAATAGTACTGATATCTTAATTATAATTAAGAAGGGTTTGAAAACTGGTATTATATTTAGTTTTATCGTAATTGCATTTTTGGAGATTTTTCCACAAGCTTTAATCGTATTATTCGGTATAAAAGACAGTAGCATTATCACAAGCTCCATATATGCAATTCGTATTTATGCTATAGGGATTGTATTAATGACTATTAATGTAATCATGAGCTATTATTACCAATCTACTGGTAAAGAAAAATTTGCAGCAATAATTGTTTTGTCTAGAAATTTAGTCTCACTTTTTATTGGTGTATTACTATTCGGACTTTTATTTGAACTCAATGGTATCTGGTTCGGTTTTGTTTTTGCAGAGATTTTAACTTTTATTATGTGGATAGCAATAGCTAATTACTATAGAAATAAGAAAGCGTGTAAATCTATTTTTTTAATTGACGCTACATCTGAATTAAATTTATCAGTGGAAATGAACAATACTAACTATAATAAAGATACCAAAAATATTATAAAAAAATATATCCTAGGAGAAAACTTATCTACAAACTTAACTAATTACATCTTTAGTATTATCGACGTAAGTATTAGACAATTATCTAGGAACAATACATTAAAAATATTCATAAATAATAAAAGCGATGATTTAACTGTTGTTATAAGTAATGATGGTAAAGTACTCAATATAGATGATAAAGTGTCTGTTCCATCAACTATTAGAATAGATAAATATGAAAATAGTGTTTTCTATGGTCTTAATAGAACAGTTATTAACATAAAAGATGATATTGCTTAG
- a CDS encoding phenylacetate--CoA ligase family protein produces the protein MRVYPLDYIVDYAKTNSPYYKKLYRDLPGNMDFTDLPIVDQSTFWKAMEDDKQNILTGKQIEGRVFKSGGTTGHPKYSPYTTSEWETMCEGSAFYLADSSIRHGDIIANTFYAGNLYASYDYVTMMQYFCPQEFLLLNIGGHNPVNDIVDSIISAKANALAGLPSVILKIIDYVYDNKIDGFNIDTICFAGESLQKEQRSLICNKLNRDIEFRSFGLAGNDYGIVGYFSDDCGINEHRISDKFCIFELIDPDTNEVITEENRPGKICITSLYRLLMPLIRYPIGDMGMYSEPAGKPNRKFKLVGRNEEVARISFVSIHIEEIKQILKKLNLGDSNFQVLLTKENGLDRLTIKIASSADITEQVVKELQCQCPFLTDTLNKKMIQPVKIIWCTNSDLDYNRRTGKLRKLIDLRFN, from the coding sequence ATGAGAGTATATCCACTTGATTATATTGTTGATTATGCGAAGACTAATTCGCCATATTATAAAAAACTATATAGAGACCTTCCAGGCAATATGGATTTTACAGATCTGCCTATTGTTGATCAAAGTACTTTTTGGAAAGCAATGGAGGATGATAAACAAAATATTCTTACAGGTAAGCAAATAGAAGGTAGAGTTTTTAAAAGTGGTGGGACAACCGGTCACCCTAAGTATTCTCCTTATACTACTAGTGAATGGGAGACAATGTGTGAAGGATCAGCTTTTTATTTAGCTGATAGTTCAATTAGGCATGGTGATATTATAGCTAATACCTTCTATGCTGGTAATCTATATGCTAGCTATGATTATGTTACTATGATGCAGTATTTTTGTCCACAAGAATTTTTATTATTGAATATAGGTGGACATAATCCTGTTAACGATATTGTTGATTCGATAATAAGTGCTAAGGCTAATGCGTTAGCAGGCTTACCCTCAGTAATATTAAAGATTATTGATTATGTATATGATAACAAGATTGATGGTTTTAATATTGACACTATATGCTTTGCTGGGGAAAGTCTTCAGAAAGAGCAACGTTCTCTAATCTGTAATAAGCTTAATAGAGATATAGAGTTCCGTTCTTTTGGCTTAGCTGGCAATGATTATGGCATTGTAGGTTATTTTAGTGACGACTGTGGTATTAACGAACATAGGATTTCTGATAAATTCTGTATTTTTGAATTAATTGACCCTGATACTAACGAAGTGATAACTGAAGAAAACCGTCCGGGGAAAATCTGTATTACTTCTCTATATAGATTACTTATGCCACTTATTCGTTATCCCATTGGTGATATGGGTATGTATAGTGAGCCTGCTGGTAAACCCAATAGAAAATTTAAACTTGTGGGAAGAAACGAAGAGGTTGCCAGGATTAGTTTTGTTTCAATACATATTGAAGAGATTAAGCAAATTCTTAAGAAACTTAATCTTGGAGATAGTAATTTTCAAGTTCTACTTACTAAGGAAAATGGACTTGATAGATTAACTATTAAAATTGCATCTAGTGCTGATATTACAGAACAGGTTGTTAAGGAACTTCAATGTCAGTGCCCTTTCTTAACTGATACTTTAAATAAAAAAATGATACAACCTGTTAAGATTATATGGTGTACTAATAGCGATCTAGATTATAATAGACGTACTGGGAAATTAAGAAAGTTGATAGACTTACGATTTAACTAG
- a CDS encoding coiled-coil domain-containing protein: protein MKINYNNITNPNLYTNPLKNINLTNKKYQDNSVNTKQDVIVDISDDGIDKYFNENIFKAIADEAETDSNRLSVKDNNSSDIIKKFGEKYAEIYDKIIEKTPDNKKEEYLDRLDSAFQDAVDNECSKMLHKIEKLYKEENMESSLNKKSYAELFNNVAFAAKDYFLEDSKQDFNKYIESKIDFSKVSDFKTYETFAKVTDIFDSASKISDKMNKLKELLLSSTPEEIIESKNLMNQINKYTSSLNKDIKALNELMESIDDADINVDVKKELMGLLESKSDKLNDMNSKMQKYQDLLEKYDKVKKRLDKANAKKELINAKLDKANQTKNQELISMYLKRIESINTQVSELEVQSAQLEAEMADLLKDISESEI from the coding sequence TTGAAAATCAACTATAATAATATAACAAATCCTAATCTTTATACTAATCCTTTAAAAAACATAAATTTAACTAATAAGAAATACCAAGATAATAGTGTTAATACTAAACAAGATGTAATAGTAGATATATCTGATGATGGTATAGACAAATATTTTAATGAAAATATTTTTAAGGCTATAGCTGATGAGGCTGAAACAGATAGCAACAGACTATCGGTTAAAGATAACAATAGCAGTGACATCATTAAGAAGTTTGGCGAAAAATATGCTGAAATATATGATAAGATTATTGAAAAAACTCCTGATAACAAAAAAGAAGAATATCTAGATAGATTAGATTCTGCATTCCAAGATGCAGTAGATAATGAGTGTTCGAAAATGCTCCATAAGATAGAAAAATTATATAAAGAAGAAAATATGGAATCTTCATTAAACAAAAAATCTTATGCTGAACTTTTTAATAATGTAGCTTTTGCAGCAAAAGATTATTTCTTGGAAGATTCCAAGCAAGACTTCAACAAATATATAGAAAGCAAAATAGATTTCAGTAAAGTAAGCGACTTCAAAACTTATGAAACCTTTGCCAAAGTAACTGATATCTTTGACTCAGCATCAAAAATCAGTGATAAAATGAATAAGTTAAAAGAACTATTACTCTCAAGCACACCTGAAGAAATAATTGAATCAAAAAATCTAATGAATCAAATCAATAAATATACCAGTAGCCTAAATAAGGACATTAAAGCATTGAATGAATTGATGGAATCAATCGATGATGCAGATATTAATGTTGACGTTAAAAAAGAACTTATGGGTTTATTGGAAAGCAAATCAGATAAACTCAATGACATGAATAGTAAAATGCAAAAATATCAAGATTTGTTAGAGAAATATGATAAAGTTAAAAAACGCTTAGATAAAGCAAACGCTAAAAAAGAACTTATAAACGCAAAACTTGATAAAGCAAATCAAACTAAAAATCAAGAATTGATAAGTATGTATTTAAAACGAATAGAATCCATTAACACTCAAGTTTCTGAGCTAGAAGTTCAGTCAGCACAACTTGAAGCTGAAATGGCTGATTTGCTAAAAGATATCAGTGAATCTGAAATATAA
- a CDS encoding DUF4153 domain-containing protein translates to MLKVSNDKILSFLSIILGVLWIIFFYDYDIGISYTVYTLLIVAFQYFALYKNDKLRNKSYIIGSIYIILLSTIFFRSDFEVFRVINFIGIPFLICANIALNLNNSVIDIKELIFDSFRVLFIPISKMNKIFTVVFNTKSKETRNKKLQNITKVLIGIVISIPFVFVVINFLSAADIVFADKLEQVVDQISNIIDSNIIIKLILCIIISMYLFGQIYYIIYTNREKTTIDNDESVNKKGFDRIISITITLIIDMIYVFFCIIQFIYLFGKSNNLPQGYTYAEYAREGFFQLVFLSVVNIIFVHMINKFYLGIKVVKDNMVNRYKKDSVMNILLFVMVLCTFVLIFSSLYRMNLYENAYGYTRLRLLVHMFIILEAVIMIFTCINIFNKKFPAIKITIVVSLLAYLIINFVNIDSIIAKENIDRYIKTGKIDSEYLFSLSTDAVGEMEKLKSIHMEIYNEYKSNIANRVDEDIHWQSFNISHYDARKILHD, encoded by the coding sequence ATGTTAAAGGTCAGTAATGATAAGATTTTAAGTTTCCTTAGTATTATATTAGGAGTGTTGTGGATTATATTTTTTTATGATTATGATATAGGAATTTCATATACTGTTTATACATTATTAATTGTAGCATTTCAATATTTTGCATTATATAAGAATGACAAGTTAAGAAATAAATCGTATATTATAGGAAGCATATATATAATACTTTTGTCTACTATTTTTTTTAGAAGTGATTTTGAAGTTTTTAGAGTTATTAATTTCATTGGAATACCATTTCTTATTTGTGCCAATATCGCACTGAATTTAAATAATAGTGTAATAGACATAAAAGAATTAATTTTTGATAGTTTTCGTGTGTTGTTTATACCAATAAGCAAGATGAATAAAATTTTCACGGTTGTTTTTAATACCAAGAGTAAAGAAACCAGAAACAAGAAACTACAAAATATAACTAAAGTACTAATAGGTATAGTAATATCCATTCCATTTGTTTTTGTTGTAATTAATTTTTTATCTGCTGCTGATATAGTTTTTGCAGACAAATTAGAACAAGTAGTGGATCAGATAAGTAATATCATTGATAGTAATATAATTATAAAGCTCATTCTTTGTATTATAATTTCCATGTACTTGTTTGGACAGATTTATTATATCATATATACTAACAGAGAGAAGACTACAATAGATAATGATGAGTCAGTTAATAAAAAAGGGTTTGATAGGATTATATCCATTACTATTACCCTTATCATAGATATGATTTATGTATTTTTCTGTATTATTCAATTCATATATCTATTTGGAAAAAGTAATAATCTACCACAAGGATATACATATGCTGAGTATGCTAGAGAAGGATTTTTTCAATTGGTATTCTTAAGTGTCGTTAACATTATTTTTGTACATATGATTAATAAATTTTATTTGGGAATTAAAGTGGTTAAAGATAATATGGTCAATAGATACAAAAAAGATTCTGTCATGAATATTTTATTATTTGTAATGGTTCTATGTACCTTCGTGTTGATTTTCTCTTCGCTATATAGAATGAATTTATATGAAAATGCTTATGGATACACAAGGCTTAGATTGTTGGTTCATATGTTTATAATATTAGAAGCAGTAATAATGATATTTACATGCATTAATATATTTAATAAGAAATTTCCTGCCATTAAGATTACTATAGTAGTTTCATTATTAGCATATCTGATTATAAATTTCGTGAATATAGATTCAATTATTGCTAAAGAGAACATTGATCGTTATATTAAGACTGGCAAAATAGATTCGGAATATCTATTTTCATTATCCACTGATGCTGTTGGAGAAATGGAGAAATTGAAAAGTATACATATGGAAATATATAATGAATATAAGTCTAACATAGCAAACAGAGTTGATGAAGATATTCATTGGCAATCTTTTAACATATCTCATTATGATGCTAGGAAAATATTACATGATTAA
- the spoVB gene encoding stage V sporulation protein B has protein sequence MKKSSVIKGTIILTIAALITRILGFANRIYLSNLIGAEGMGLYQLVFPIYMICYTICCSGIFTAVSKLVAEEKAKNNNSNLKRIIRASSIIAFTLSIILMLILIFNADLISSKLINEPRTALAIKIMALSIPFTAIMSCIKGYFYGLKYPTVPALSQILEQITRITIIYLLSSLFIPKGLTYACAMAIIGMVGGEIISFATVAIAYKFNSLKKNSKKPQSYYIILKKISAIAVPITSNRLITTILTSIETILIPTQLQLFGFTHSEALSTYGILTGMALPLILFPSVFTNSISLMLLPTVSAASANKNKKMINFTTTKTMKFTILIGIISTFLFLSYGKTLGVIVYQEEYVGILLTILAWLCPFIYLQTTLGSILNGLNKQLIVFRNNIIGLSIRIAFIFILIPMYGLKGYLWGLLSSFVIVSTLNIIHLIRITSINFKVSNWLIKPILACLASVSAIDLLDKFITLPFSLLITTLINICLFMIITAPLLLLTGSINMNEVNFILNRRKKTKK, from the coding sequence ATGAAAAAAAGTTCAGTTATAAAAGGTACCATAATTCTTACAATAGCAGCTCTCATCACTAGAATATTAGGATTTGCAAATAGAATATACTTGAGTAATTTAATTGGTGCTGAAGGTATGGGATTATACCAGCTTGTTTTTCCAATATATATGATATGCTATACTATTTGCTGTTCAGGTATATTTACAGCTGTTTCTAAACTTGTTGCTGAAGAAAAAGCAAAAAACAACAATTCTAATCTCAAAAGGATTATTCGCGCATCTTCGATAATTGCTTTTACTTTATCTATTATTCTCATGCTGATATTAATATTTAATGCGGATTTAATCAGTAGCAAGTTGATTAACGAACCTAGAACAGCATTGGCAATAAAAATAATGGCTCTATCAATACCATTTACTGCTATTATGTCCTGTATTAAAGGATATTTTTATGGGTTAAAATATCCTACTGTACCCGCATTATCACAAATACTTGAACAAATTACCCGAATAACTATTATTTATCTACTATCATCGCTTTTTATTCCAAAAGGTCTAACCTATGCATGTGCTATGGCTATAATAGGCATGGTAGGTGGCGAAATAATATCCTTTGCAACAGTAGCAATAGCATATAAATTCAATTCTTTAAAGAAAAACTCTAAAAAACCTCAAAGTTACTATATAATATTAAAAAAAATATCAGCTATTGCTGTTCCAATAACTTCTAATAGATTAATAACAACTATATTGACCAGTATTGAAACAATCCTTATTCCAACTCAATTGCAATTATTTGGTTTCACTCATTCTGAAGCTCTAAGTACATATGGTATTTTGACTGGAATGGCTTTACCCCTAATTCTTTTTCCATCAGTGTTTACTAATTCTATTTCATTAATGCTATTACCAACAGTATCCGCAGCTTCTGCTAACAAAAATAAGAAAATGATAAACTTCACAACTACCAAGACAATGAAATTTACTATTTTAATAGGAATAATTAGTACATTTTTATTCTTATCTTATGGTAAAACATTAGGGGTTATAGTATATCAAGAAGAATATGTTGGTATTCTGTTGACTATTCTAGCTTGGCTGTGTCCTTTTATTTATCTTCAAACAACACTGGGGAGTATACTAAATGGGCTTAATAAACAATTGATCGTTTTTCGTAATAATATAATAGGTCTTAGCATTAGGATAGCATTCATATTCATTCTAATTCCTATGTATGGATTAAAAGGTTATCTATGGGGATTATTAAGTAGTTTCGTAATTGTATCTACCCTTAATATAATTCATTTAATTAGGATTACATCAATTAACTTTAAAGTAAGTAATTGGCTTATAAAACCTATACTTGCATGCTTAGCATCTGTGTCTGCAATTGACTTACTAGACAAATTCATTACCTTACCATTTTCGCTATTGATTACTACTTTGATAAATATCTGCCTATTCATGATAATTACCGCACCTCTTTTGTTATTAACTGGAAGTATCAATATGAATGAAGTTAATTTCATACTTAACAGACGTAAGAAAACCAAAAAATAA
- a CDS encoding DUF2975 domain-containing protein, which yields MKLISNKTLSTFLNFFMIVLLALTLMTLILLPWIIKEYMKLIYPASIYPEFDYYTILAILYVAGILAGVILNTLRKIFTTCKLENPFIYENVKNLKIISLASCIIGITFIIKMFIISSLMTIVVVFVFIVASLFSLILSQVFEKAVAYKEDSDYTI from the coding sequence ATGAAATTAATTAGCAATAAAACGTTATCTACATTTCTTAACTTTTTCATGATAGTTCTATTAGCATTAACACTAATGACTTTAATTTTATTACCTTGGATAATCAAAGAGTATATGAAATTAATTTATCCAGCTAGTATTTATCCAGAATTTGATTATTATACAATTTTAGCTATATTGTATGTAGCAGGTATTCTAGCAGGGGTCATACTTAATACTCTCAGAAAAATCTTCACTACCTGTAAGTTGGAAAATCCATTCATTTATGAGAATGTAAAAAATCTTAAAATCATAAGTTTGGCATCTTGTATTATTGGAATAACATTTATTATAAAAATGTTCATTATTAGTTCGTTGATGACGATAGTTGTTGTTTTTGTATTTATAGTTGCATCACTATTCTCATTAATCCTGTCACAAGTATTTGAAAAAGCAGTGGCCTATAAAGAAGACAGTGATTATACCATTTGA
- the lspA gene encoding signal peptidase II has product MKYLIITPLCFFIDQICKMKAVNEMDHTTSKPILNNNIFLKLNYNEGAFLGFLKNKKSFLLVVNIVSVIVLLGLSITYAFIKGNNILHIGLAFLTGGALSNVFDRIRLKKVVDYFSFKWKPDLIFNLADMFVFIGCILLIISEMKPNS; this is encoded by the coding sequence ATGAAATATCTAATTATTACGCCATTATGTTTTTTTATTGACCAGATTTGTAAGATGAAAGCAGTTAATGAAATGGATCATACAACTAGTAAACCAATACTAAATAATAATATATTTTTGAAACTCAATTATAATGAAGGTGCTTTTTTAGGTTTTCTTAAGAATAAAAAATCTTTTTTATTAGTAGTAAATATTGTTTCAGTCATAGTATTATTAGGTCTGAGCATAACTTATGCTTTTATAAAAGGTAATAATATTTTACATATAGGATTAGCTTTTTTGACAGGTGGAGCATTAAGTAATGTTTTTGATAGAATACGGCTTAAAAAAGTTGTTGACTATTTTTCATTCAAATGGAAACCTGATTTGATATTTAATTTAGCTGATATGTTTGTTTTCATAGGTTGCATTTTGTTGATTATAAGTGAAATGAAACCTAATTCATAG
- a CDS encoding helix-turn-helix domain-containing protein, whose protein sequence is MGIIVNLDVMMAKRKIGLSELASRVGITNANLSILKNNKARAVRFSTLEAICRELHCQPGDILEYVDEDE, encoded by the coding sequence ATGGGAATCATAGTTAATTTGGATGTTATGATGGCTAAGAGAAAGATTGGTTTGTCAGAACTTGCTTCAAGAGTTGGAATAACTAATGCTAATTTATCTATACTAAAAAACAATAAAGCAAGAGCTGTAAGATTCAGTACACTTGAGGCAATATGTAGAGAGTTACATTGTCAACCAGGAGATATATTGGAGTATGTGGATGAAGATGAATAA